A region of Deinococcus rubellus DNA encodes the following proteins:
- a CDS encoding RNA-guided endonuclease InsQ/TnpB family protein, producing the protein MLSAKLKLRHTPEQKLALDAVTLAYRDGLNFASQMAFDLGKTTSVPKLHKETYGTLRERFGLGSQLACTAERQVAASYKTQWTKAKQNQKAREKGFTKRRYKGLDNPMKFVSRTLEYQHGRDYSWKKDGKVSVGTLDGRLVLEFDGYQKHLDYIAQGAETGAAKLYYQKSKKQYYLIVALNITLPDPVPANHKSVVGVDVGQRYHFVATDMNGQSLFEKGAAVRQKKDQFARTKKSLQRKGTRSATRRLVSLSGRERRFVADRNHSLAKMLLTRFPGSIFGLEDLTNIRERTEGRSNPNASRKARRAKRRRSQWSFQELQFNLAYKAPLFGSLAVKVDANYTSQACPKCGHTSKGNRPNAGLMFECEVCGHAGHSDRVASVNIALRTLLVRQDWMSTGALSVRPDVSDVEVKAARLSRYAELRWNPDTNS; encoded by the coding sequence ATGCTGAGCGCGAAGCTAAAATTGCGGCACACCCCGGAGCAGAAACTTGCTCTGGACGCCGTGACGTTGGCGTACCGCGACGGGTTGAACTTTGCTTCGCAGATGGCCTTTGATCTGGGTAAGACCACTTCCGTTCCCAAGCTCCATAAGGAAACTTACGGAACCTTGCGGGAACGCTTCGGGTTGGGTTCTCAACTCGCCTGCACTGCCGAGCGCCAAGTTGCCGCGTCGTACAAGACGCAGTGGACGAAAGCCAAGCAGAATCAGAAGGCCCGTGAGAAAGGCTTTACCAAGCGCCGCTATAAGGGCCTTGACAACCCCATGAAGTTCGTCAGCCGCACGCTGGAGTACCAGCACGGGCGCGACTACTCGTGGAAAAAGGATGGCAAGGTCAGCGTTGGGACGCTGGACGGACGCCTTGTGCTGGAGTTCGACGGCTACCAGAAGCACCTTGACTACATCGCTCAGGGCGCGGAAACGGGGGCGGCCAAGCTCTACTACCAGAAGTCGAAGAAGCAGTATTACCTGATCGTCGCCCTGAACATCACCCTTCCCGATCCCGTTCCTGCCAATCACAAATCTGTAGTCGGCGTGGACGTGGGGCAGCGTTACCACTTCGTTGCCACCGACATGAATGGGCAGAGCCTGTTTGAGAAGGGGGCGGCGGTCCGGCAGAAAAAAGACCAGTTCGCTCGTACAAAGAAATCCCTCCAGCGTAAAGGCACCCGTTCCGCGACTCGCCGTTTGGTGAGTTTGTCGGGAAGGGAAAGACGGTTCGTCGCTGACAGAAATCACTCGCTTGCCAAGATGCTGTTGACCCGCTTCCCAGGTTCGATTTTCGGCCTGGAAGACTTGACCAACATCCGTGAGCGCACTGAAGGACGCAGTAACCCGAACGCCAGCAGAAAGGCGAGACGGGCCAAACGCCGCCGCAGTCAGTGGAGCTTTCAGGAGTTGCAATTCAATCTTGCCTATAAAGCTCCGCTGTTCGGGAGTCTGGCGGTTAAGGTTGATGCAAATTACACGTCTCAAGCGTGCCCGAAGTGCGGCCATACCTCGAAGGGGAATAGGCCGAACGCGGGGTTGATGTTTGAGTGTGAAGTCTGTGGTCATGCGGGTCACTCCGACAGGGTTGCGAGTGTGAATATTGCTTTACGAACGCTGCTTGTCCGGCAAGACTGGATGAGTACGGGTGCTTTATCAGTGCGCCCTGATGTGTCGGATGTTGAAGTCAAAGCTGCACGCCTTTCGAGGTACGCGGAATTGCGATGGAATCCAGACACAAACTCGTGA